A single genomic interval of Cervus elaphus chromosome 19, mCerEla1.1, whole genome shotgun sequence harbors:
- the LOC122675663 gene encoding uncharacterized protein LOC122675663, with translation MHQQDMSKSSSGQNTSDQETCPSNSSYGSYLSETHTPWALSRNRTLYSRSDSGISSLLPSDSFKYLTWHTVEQNDIQGSQLRCPRVREGPSAEELLLRQEECTLPSQKRVLEKNKRETWLQENWEDCTNLNLSFQDLGDPYQVENFNRILRRLIRVETLWLVDNSLVDLSAIRLPSCRVLNMNKNHLTSFKQLPTMPQIQHLSLADNHIETLNGLSSLEHTPLESLMLKRNPCEFHQNYRKRSSNKKTAQFKRERT, from the exons CTCCTCAGGTCAAAACACAAGTGATCAGGAGACTTGTCCATCTAATTCATCCTACGGCTCCTATCTGAGTGAGACACACACCCCGTGGGCTCTCTCCAGGAACAGAACACTGTATTCTCGTTCAGATTCTGGAATATCATCCCtg CTTCCATCAGATTCTTTCAAGTACCTCACTTGGCACACAGTAGAACAAAATGACATCCAAGGAAGTCAACTGCGTTGCCCACGGGTAAGAGAAG GACCCTCTGCCGAAGAGCTGCTCCTCAGACAGGAGGAATGTACTTTGCCTTCACAGAAAAGAGTCCTTGAAAAAAACAAACGGGAAACGTGGCTGCAAGAAAACTGGGAGGACTGCACG AATTTGAACCTTTCATTTCAGGATTTGGGGGACCCTTATCAAGTTGAAAATTTTAACAGGATTCTTAGAAGACTAATTCGAGTTGAAACCCTCTGGTTAGTGGACAATTCACTGGTGGATTTAAGCGCCATAAGATTGCCAAG ttgcAGAGTTTTAAATATGAACAAAAACCATCTCACATCTTTCAAACAATTGCCAACGATGCCTCAGATTCAGCATTTATCCTTGGCTGACAACCATATTGAGACTCTGAATGGGCTGTCCAGTTTAGAGCACACGCCACTGGAATCCCTTATGCTCAAGAGGAACCCTTGTGAATTTCACCAAAACTACCGGAAACG ATCCTCCAATAAGAagacagcacagttcaaaagagaAAGGACTTAA